The following are from one region of the Deinococcus betulae genome:
- a CDS encoding DUF2239 family protein: MSEAPTYSAFLGARRLATGPLHDTLTAVKTALDALTGPRTQPLIVFNDETGRPADFDWRGTLEEVLARHAPAPSRTGPGRPKLGVVSREVSLLPRHWDWLESHPNGASAALRRLIDEARKADPEGERRRVASLAADRFLTVMAGDLPGAEDASRALYAAERGAFEAVLAPWPEDIRLHALYLAAPAFGQAQ, from the coding sequence ATGTCAGAAGCCCCGACCTACAGCGCCTTTTTGGGCGCCCGCCGCCTGGCCACTGGGCCACTACACGACACCCTCACCGCCGTTAAGACGGCCCTAGACGCCCTGACTGGTCCCCGTACCCAACCGCTGATCGTCTTTAACGATGAAACGGGCCGCCCCGCCGACTTTGACTGGCGCGGCACTCTGGAGGAGGTGCTGGCCCGTCATGCGCCAGCGCCGTCCAGAACCGGTCCAGGTCGCCCGAAGCTGGGCGTGGTGTCGCGGGAGGTCAGCCTGCTGCCCCGGCACTGGGACTGGCTGGAAAGTCACCCGAACGGCGCCTCGGCCGCGCTGCGCCGCCTGATTGATGAGGCCCGCAAAGCCGACCCCGAAGGCGAGCGCCGCCGCGTGGCCAGTCTGGCGGCCGACCGCTTTCTGACCGTGATGGCCGGCGACCTGCCGGGCGCCGAGGACGCCAGCCGCGCCCTCTACGCCGCTGAGCGGGGGGCGTTTGAGGCAGTGCTGGCCCCCTGGCCCGAAGACATTCGGTTGCACGCGCTGTATCTGGCGGCCCCCGCATTCGGTCAAGCTCAATGA
- a CDS encoding GIY-YIG nuclease family protein, translating into MTEASPRRYRGFTPRMGVYRITHLPSGRTLLGSSVHVEGLLNRIRFQLELGGHRHAQMQRDWAADGPAQFRFEVLDDLQPQHPGDEPLDDLKELLALWEEKLNLPAGQRY; encoded by the coding sequence ATGACAGAAGCCTCCCCACGCCGTTACCGTGGGTTCACGCCCCGCATGGGCGTCTACCGGATCACGCATCTGCCGTCTGGCCGCACCTTGCTGGGCAGCAGCGTGCATGTCGAAGGCCTGCTCAACCGCATTCGCTTTCAGCTGGAACTGGGAGGGCACCGTCACGCCCAGATGCAGCGGGACTGGGCAGCGGATGGCCCGGCACAGTTCCGCTTCGAGGTGCTTGACGACCTTCAGCCCCAGCATCCCGGCGACGAGCCGCTGGACGACCTCAAGGAGTTGCTTGCGTTATGGGAAGAGAAACTGAACCTTCCGGCGGGCCAGCGGTACTGA